The following coding sequences are from one Dermacentor albipictus isolate Rhodes 1998 colony unplaced genomic scaffold, USDA_Dalb.pri_finalv2 scaffold_12, whole genome shotgun sequence window:
- the LOC139051555 gene encoding splicing regulatory glutamine/lysine-rich protein 1-like codes for MWCYPYRPTRQVCYACGQQGHRMDVCPNPETRTCRQCGCQNPEEVHQCTPKCLLCGGDHAVGTRDCKQRLKSASELRWGTQQQLRRSRSRSRGRRPPWFRDESQGPGRSRSRSRSRGRSRSRSRSRGSVRDESYPPLGNTDKKQLQQKQQQKKSGEGVKVSWGDGPPKSLFAPHSNNTQTTQDRQLIEEIKSLRRELEQSREESRQLKKQLNDLIREKQEMRAGYTSTSTPSPRPQTMELAQQNNEKRNPIDDLRSLIMNLQSQMQSQMQQMQSEIQQTHQKFALQEQSFRNYVKNQNTQRTTNDARDRL; via the coding sequence ATGTGGTGCTACCCGTATCGGCCAACGAGGCAGGTGTGCTACGCCTGCGGCCAACAGGGGCACcgcatggacgtctgcccgaacccggAAACCAGGACCTGCAGGCAGTGCGGCTGCCAAAACCCGGAGGAGGTGCACCAGTGCACGCCCAAGTGCCTGCTATGCGGCGGCGACCACGCGGTGGGTACGAGAGACTGCAAACAACGCCTCAAGTCAGCGAGCGAGCTGCGATGGGGCACCCAGCAGCAGCTACGGCGCAGCAGAAGCCGAAGCCGAGGAAGAAGACCACCATGGTTCCGGGACGAGAGCCAGGGCCCGGGCCGGAGCAGATCGCGGAGCCGCAGCCGCGGCAGGagccgaagccgaagccgaagccgagGGTCCGTCCGGGACGAGTCATACCCACCCCTGGGCAACACCGAcaagaagcagctgcagcagaaacagcagcaaaagaagagcggcgaaggagttaaggtgagctggggagacgGCCCTCCCAAATCGCTTTTTGCACCGCACTCGAACAACACACAAACAACACAAGACAGGCAACTAATTGAAGAAATCAAAAGTCTCAGGCGCGAACTCGAGCAAAGTCGCGAGGAATCGAGACAATTAAAAAAACAGCTAAACGACTTAATCagggaaaaacaagaaatgagggCAGGTTACACATCGACCAGCACACCTTCTCCGCGACCCCAGACCATGGAGCTGGCACAACAAAACAACGAGAAGAGGAACCCCATTGACGACCTCCGAAGTCTCATAATGAATCTACAGAGCCAGATGCAAagtcaaatgcaacagatgcaaagCGAAATACAGCAAACACATCAAAAGTTTGCCCTGCAAGAGCAGAGTTTCCGAAATTACGTAAAGAATCAGAATACGCAAAGAACCACCAACGACGCCAGAGACAGACTATAG